One part of the Spiroplasma turonicum genome encodes these proteins:
- the argS gene encoding arginine--tRNA ligase, which yields MSIILNQLKKEINETIIKLDLKGELIIEKTKSIEHADYATNFALINSKLNNLKPLELAEKIKENLLKNNKIIKNVEVAKPGFINIEINGLQLVKVLDEVQKNKENYGRSANKNYTFNLELISANPTGFLHIGHARNGIVGDSVRRILEFAGYNVQTEYYTNDAGNQVNVLAVTVFYYYLLLLKVEVEKPEEIYGGDMYEELAQNIINKYGDKFKSLKINNNKINDPETHELFRNLSINYFINIIKEQIDMLDIKIEHYSSEQKMYDDKLIDKMLNLYKNIGKTYEKDNALWLKTTEFGDDKDRVLKKSDGSYTYITPDIACHDERIRRTNADKYVNFWGGDHHGYITRVRAGLALLNHRFDILDIDIIQMVRLIKDGKEFKMSKRKGTAVWLIDLIEMVGKDAIRYMLASKNPSSHMDFDIDLVVERNSTNPVYYAQYATARCKKLLDKFNSEIITDGTFEWNSKEKELIMHIDDFNSTIEHSASKRLPNVLCDYIQKLAKLFHSYYGNDKIIDLNNVNETNKKLLLVSSIYQVLVNSLTLIGVDFKDYM from the coding sequence ATGAGTATTATTTTAAATCAATTAAAAAAAGAAATTAATGAAACAATTATTAAACTAGATCTAAAAGGTGAATTAATAATAGAAAAAACAAAGTCTATTGAGCATGCAGATTATGCCACAAATTTTGCTCTTATAAATTCAAAATTAAATAACCTTAAACCTCTAGAATTAGCAGAAAAAATAAAAGAAAATCTATTAAAAAATAATAAAATAATAAAAAATGTAGAAGTTGCAAAACCAGGTTTTATAAATATTGAGATTAATGGCTTGCAACTTGTTAAAGTTTTAGATGAAGTACAAAAAAATAAAGAAAATTATGGTAGATCAGCAAATAAAAACTATACTTTTAATTTAGAGTTGATATCAGCAAACCCAACTGGTTTTTTACATATAGGTCACGCAAGAAATGGAATTGTTGGAGACAGTGTTAGAAGAATTTTAGAATTTGCAGGCTATAATGTTCAAACTGAATATTATACAAATGATGCAGGGAATCAAGTAAATGTTCTTGCAGTTACTGTATTCTACTACTATTTATTATTACTAAAAGTTGAAGTAGAAAAACCTGAAGAAATTTATGGTGGAGACATGTATGAAGAGTTAGCTCAAAATATAATAAATAAGTATGGGGACAAGTTCAAAAGTTTAAAAATTAATAATAATAAAATAAATGACCCTGAAACTCATGAACTTTTTAGAAACCTTTCTATAAATTATTTTATAAATATTATTAAAGAACAAATAGACATGTTGGACATAAAAATAGAACATTATTCAAGTGAACAAAAAATGTATGATGACAAATTAATTGATAAAATGCTTAATTTATACAAAAACATTGGTAAAACATATGAGAAAGATAACGCCCTTTGATTAAAAACAACTGAATTTGGCGACGATAAAGATAGAGTATTAAAAAAATCAGATGGTTCTTATACATACATAACACCAGATATTGCTTGTCATGATGAAAGAATTAGAAGAACCAATGCAGATAAGTATGTTAATTTCTGAGGTGGTGACCACCATGGTTATATTACCCGTGTAAGAGCAGGTTTAGCTTTACTTAATCATAGATTTGACATTTTAGATATAGATATAATACAAATGGTACGTCTAATTAAAGATGGTAAAGAATTCAAAATGTCAAAAAGAAAAGGTACTGCGGTTTGGTTGATAGACCTTATAGAGATGGTTGGAAAAGATGCAATAAGGTATATGCTAGCGTCAAAAAACCCCTCTTCTCATATGGATTTTGATATTGACCTTGTTGTTGAAAGAAACTCTACAAACCCAGTATATTACGCTCAATATGCAACTGCTAGATGTAAGAAACTACTAGATAAATTTAACTCTGAAATTATTACTGATGGAACTTTTGAATGAAACAGCAAAGAAAAAGAACTAATAATGCATATTGATGACTTTAACTCAACAATCGAGCATTCTGCATCAAAAAGATTGCCAAATGTATTGTGTGATTATATTCAAAAACTAGCCAAATTATTTCATTCATATTATGGTAATGATAAAATTATTGATTTAAATAATGTTAATGAAACAAATAAAAAACTACTTTTAGTATCATCAATATATCAAGTCCTTGTAAATTCTTTAACATTAATTGGTGTAGATTTTAAAGATTATATGTAA
- a CDS encoding rod shape-determining protein: MAINKKPTFVSMDLGTANTLVFISGQGVVYNEPSIVAYRIKENRIVAVGTEAYKMIGKGNKTIRVVKPMVDGVITDIRATEAQLRYIFQKLRISKQLKHSIMLLACPSVITELEKTALKKIAVNLGADQVFVEEEVKMAALGGGVNIYAPTGNLIVDMGGGTTDIAVLASGDIVLSKSVKVAGNYLNDECQKFIRSQYGLEIGSKTAESIKVNVGSLAKYPDERRMKVYGRDVVSGLPREIEITPEEVREVLKVPVSRIIDLTVQVLEDTPPELAGDIFRNGITICGGGALIRGIDKYFADTLQLPTKIGEQPLLAVINGTKKFESEIWEIIKAQRHHEDIMGR; the protein is encoded by the coding sequence ATGGCGATTAACAAGAAACCTACATTCGTTTCAATGGACTTAGGTACTGCAAATACACTTGTATTTATTTCAGGCCAAGGTGTTGTTTATAACGAACCATCAATAGTTGCTTATAGAATTAAAGAAAACAGAATTGTTGCAGTTGGAACTGAAGCATACAAAATGATTGGTAAAGGAAACAAAACAATTCGTGTTGTTAAACCAATGGTTGACGGTGTTATTACTGATATTAGAGCAACTGAAGCTCAATTAAGATATATTTTTCAAAAATTACGTATATCAAAACAATTAAAACATTCAATTATGTTATTGGCATGTCCATCAGTTATTACTGAATTAGAAAAAACTGCTTTGAAAAAAATTGCAGTTAATTTAGGGGCAGATCAAGTATTTGTTGAAGAAGAAGTAAAAATGGCCGCTTTAGGTGGAGGAGTAAACATTTATGCTCCTACTGGAAACCTTATAGTTGATATGGGTGGTGGAACTACTGATATAGCAGTTTTAGCATCAGGAGACATAGTTCTTTCTAAATCTGTAAAGGTTGCAGGTAACTACTTAAATGATGAATGTCAAAAATTTATTAGATCACAATATGGTCTTGAAATTGGTTCAAAAACAGCTGAGTCAATAAAAGTTAATGTTGGTTCATTAGCAAAATACCCAGATGAAAGAAGAATGAAAGTTTACGGACGTGATGTTGTTTCAGGTTTACCAAGAGAAATTGAAATAACACCAGAAGAAGTACGTGAAGTATTAAAAGTACCTGTATCAAGAATTATTGATTTAACTGTACAAGTACTTGAAGATACACCACCAGAATTAGCTGGAGATATCTTTAGAAATGGTATAACAATATGTGGTGGTGGGGCACTAATTAGAGGAATTGACAAGTATTTTGCTGATACACTACAATTACCAACTAAAATTGGTGAACAACCATTACTAGCAGTTATAAACGGAACTAAAAAATTCGAATCTGAAATTTGAGAAATTATTAAAGCTCAAAGACATCATGAAGACATTATGGGTAGATAA